From Candidatus Eisenbacteria bacterium, a single genomic window includes:
- a CDS encoding putative sugar nucleotidyl transferase: protein MNLCLYEDPAVSSFGPHALLRPVFALRCGIFSLLEKLVRAFPQSPLVFCVRPELEDLTRVLYPAARVEDPPEEETLFVNGRLCMTDDEVLHFLAAAPTEASYVAGGVLFAAKVKPGRVAHAIRHLRAGDPETAFQDVRFPAEVNAFLARSVADLIRWSPRQIVQDFRYAFQAGTVRGTIDPGAHVIRPEAIHVARGARVAPGAVLNAEGGPILIQENATVEPLAYVEGPAVIGERSLIKVGAKIRGGTSIGPVCKVGGEVEASVFQGYSNKQHDGFLGHSFVGEWVNLGANTNNSDLKNNYSDVRFFRSAKDYLDGRGEPSGQKLLGLSIGDFTKTGISTSFPTGAVVGIGSNLYGTELWPAYTPSFVWGQPGRLVEHRIDDMVETAARAMERRQAELTVELDSRIRQA from the coding sequence TGAATCTCTGCCTGTACGAGGATCCCGCCGTCTCTTCGTTCGGGCCGCACGCCCTGCTGCGGCCCGTTTTCGCGCTCCGGTGCGGCATCTTCTCGCTCCTCGAGAAGCTCGTTCGCGCGTTCCCGCAGTCGCCCCTCGTCTTCTGCGTGCGCCCCGAGCTCGAGGATCTGACCCGGGTGCTCTATCCCGCGGCCCGTGTCGAGGACCCTCCCGAGGAAGAGACGCTCTTCGTGAACGGCCGGCTCTGCATGACGGACGACGAGGTGCTCCACTTCCTCGCGGCCGCGCCCACGGAGGCTTCCTACGTCGCGGGTGGCGTCCTCTTCGCGGCGAAGGTGAAGCCCGGCCGCGTCGCGCACGCGATCCGCCACCTCCGCGCCGGCGATCCCGAGACCGCGTTCCAGGACGTGCGATTCCCGGCCGAGGTGAACGCCTTCCTCGCCCGATCGGTCGCGGATCTCATCCGGTGGAGTCCGCGACAGATCGTCCAGGACTTTCGGTATGCTTTTCAGGCGGGCACGGTCCGGGGGACGATCGATCCCGGGGCGCACGTGATCCGCCCGGAGGCGATCCACGTCGCTCGGGGCGCGAGGGTGGCGCCCGGTGCGGTGCTGAACGCCGAGGGCGGGCCGATCCTGATCCAGGAGAACGCGACCGTGGAGCCCCTCGCGTATGTCGAGGGTCCCGCGGTGATCGGCGAGCGTTCGCTGATCAAGGTGGGCGCGAAGATCCGAGGCGGCACGTCGATCGGTCCGGTCTGCAAGGTGGGGGGCGAGGTGGAGGCGTCGGTGTTCCAGGGCTACTCGAACAAGCAGCACGACGGCTTCCTGGGGCACTCGTTCGTGGGGGAGTGGGTGAACCTGGGCGCGAACACGAACAACAGCGACCTGAAGAACAACTACAGCGACGTCCGTTTCTTCCGCTCCGCGAAGGATTACCTGGACGGCCGCGGCGAGCCCTCGGGGCAGAAGCTCCTCGGGCTCTCGATCGGCGACTTCACGAAGACCGGGATCTCCACCTCGTTCCCGACCGGGGCGGTCGTGGGGATCGGCTCGAACCTGTACGGGACCGAGCTCTGGCCGGCCTACACCCCTTCGTTCGTCTGGGGACAGCCAGGGCGCCTCGTCGAGCACCGGATCGACGACATGGTCGAGACCGCCGCGCGCGCCATGGAGCGCCGACAGGCGGAGCTGACGGTCGAGCTGGATTCGCGCATCCGGCAGGCGTT